In Colletotrichum destructivum chromosome 8, complete sequence, the following proteins share a genomic window:
- a CDS encoding Putative extracellular membrane protein, CFEM, producing the protein MKFLAGVRILLTSLLLVSTVCATDRLGPRATEGAGQLDPSVAAKVLQNFPQCGVGCLVKIVPGSTCGFNTTCVCHDAALQKQIAGCLAMQCTSLEALSARNASATMCHEPVRDKRLEQALVSIVGCGVTLIIFIVRISFIVFSKDRTLALDDYAIIVAMAATLAVSSISPIGMFPYCSPGCISVRLTVFAADYHGVGKDIWTLDKYNLEMALFHYYIAEIVYFVAQGFAKVAMCLFMLRIFPKKNMRVRIYMVCGLVFAYMIAFITATLLQCQPISYFWKQLDDTVEGRCNNIHLQAWISAGINIGLDVIIIALPIKSLWAMQASLAKKVTAICMFSLGALVTIISIIRLQSLISFSKSINLTWDGRQAGSWSLAELYVAIICTCLPTIRIMVMKVGTKKFGWTGASSSGPSQGSAKTGFVNFRSQGSNNSTTTSRKDFKGSEFIMLNDVDSVHSKGPARERTDF; encoded by the exons ATGAAATTCCTCGCGggtgtacggatactccTCACTAGTCTCCTGTTGGTATCCACGGTCTGTGCTACCGACAGACTGGGACCTAGGGCTACCGAAGGGGCAGGCCAGCTGGATCCGTCAGTTGCAGCGAAGGTTCTGCAGAATTTCCCCCAATGTGGT GTCGGCTGTCTCGTCAAGATTGTACCAGGCTCGACATGTGGCTTCAACACAACCTGCGTGTGTCATGATGCGGCCCTTCAGAAACAGATAGCTGGCTGCTTGGCCATGCAATGCACCAGTCTTGAAGCATTAT CTGCGAGAAATGCCTCGGCAACAATGTGCCACGAGCCTGTCCGTGACAAGAGATTGGAGCAGGCTCTTGTGTCTATTGTTGGCTGCGGTGTGActctcatcatcttcatcgtgCGCATAagcttcatcgtcttctcgaAGGACCGGACGTTGGCATTGGATGATTACGCCATTATTGTTGCCATGGCTGCTACCTTGGCGGTCAGCTCCATTAGTCCCATAGGCATGTTTCCATACTGCTCCCCAGGATGCATCAGCGTGCGGCTAACAGTATTTGCAGCGGACTACCATGGGGTCGGTAAAGACATCTGGACGCTTGATAAATACAACTTGGAAATGGCGTTATTC CACTATTACATAGCCGAGATTGTTTATTTCGTCGCCCAAGGGTTTGCGAAAGTAGCAATGTGCCTCTTCATGCTACGAATCTTCCCCAAGAAGAACATGCGTGTCAGGATCTACATGGTCTGCGGCCTTGTGTTCGCCTACATGATCGCCTTCATAACTGCAACTCTGCTGCAGTGTCAACCAATCAGTTACTTCTGGAAGCAGCTTGACGATACGGTCGAGGGGAGGTGCAACAACATACACCTGCAGGCCTGGATCTCCGCTGGCATCAACATCGGACTTgacgtcatcatcatcgccttgCCTATCAAGAGCCTATGGGCAATGCAGGCCAGTCTCGCCAAGAAAGTTACTGCTATATGCATGTTCTCACTCGGCGCCCT GGTGACGATCATCAGCATCATCCGTCTACAGTCTCTGATTTCGTTTTCCAAGTCTATCAACCTCACGT GGGACGGAAGACAAGCCGGATCGTGGAGTCTGGCTGAGTTGTacgtcgccatcatctgcACGTGCCTGCCAACAATACGAATCATGGTTATGAAGGTCGGAACGAAGAAGTTCGGCTGGACTGGTGCTTCATCGAGTGGCCCGTCCCAAGGCTCAGCAAAGACTGGTTTCGTCAACTTCAGGTCGCAAGGGTCGAACAATTCTACAACAACGTCAAGAAAGGATTTCAAGGGCTCGGAATTCATCATGCTGAACGACGTAGACTCTGTTCATTCCAAGGGGCCAGCGAGAGAGCGAACGGACTTTTAG
- a CDS encoding Putative glucose-methanol-choline oxidoreductase, FAD/NAD(P)-binding domain superfamily, protein MRLTYSSYLLWVPVTLAAKQLGGDFDFNYPRNPDQTRYEALGPQLTAAPPPDKEYEYIVVGSGPGGSPVAARLAMAGHSVLLIDAGGDHGELREVQVPAMSIWSSERTELSWGYYTHHYEDEQMTKRDRKLTYRTKEGDLYSGTNPPEGAKVLGNYYPRVGGLGGCAEHNAMLAIYPHKRDWNYIKELTGDESWDAENMRKYFTKIEKNQAPFPSDLLAHGYSGWLKTALTPLILIAQDLKLLSVILGGSAAAGIKVDGLLTKVNKLVTGLPVLGGLLDKVLPLDYLTGLVDGLTTLLLHDINNNSPDRDSTPMLTQIPLSMGAPEYKRSSPRDLVYSVATAKNPDGSKKYKLDIALNTLVTKVQFNTSGEKPQATGVEYLFGESLYRADPRASDSQDGGVAGSVSATREVIISAGTFNTPQILKLSGVGPKDELEKFDIPVVKDIPGVGTNLQDRYELGVTARTEEGFGLVEDCTFLAEGDPCYERWVNGVGPLKGAYTTGGIALGMFMLTSQAEGEHDVWVGGIPANFQGYYPGYSQNVLTATSKNHWTWLVLKAHTRNNAGTVNLTSTNPRDTPKITFHNFYEGASQADADKDIQAMIEGMRFGMKAIEDIPPIAGEFERVWPPAEISSDEDLKQWIQEESWGHHASSSCPIGSDNDPMAVLDSSFRVRGVDGLRVVDMSAFPKIMGVFPVVSLYMAAEKAADAILEDAGK, encoded by the exons ATGAGACTTACATATTCTTCGTACCTTCTTTGGGTGCCGGTGACCCTCGCAGCGAAGCAGTTAGG GGGTGATTTTGACTTCAACTATCCTCGCAACCCAGATCAGACTCGCTATGAAGCTCTGGGACCCCAACTCACCGCTGCTCCGCCGCCCGACAAGGAGTACGAGTACATTGTCGTCGGGTCCGGCCCGGGTGGCTCTCCTGTCGCCGCCCGCTTGGCGATGGCCGGACACAGCGTGCTTCTGATTGATGCAGGCGGCGATCATGGAGAACTGCGAGAAGTCCAGGTTCCCGCCATGAGCATCTGGTCTTCGGAGCGAACTGAGCTCAGCTGGGGCTACTACACACACCATTACGAGGATGAGCAAATGACCAAGCGAGACAGGAAGCTCACATACCGCACCAAGGAGGGCGACCTCTACAGTGGCACCAACCCACCCGAGGGAGCCAAGGTCCTCGGCAACTACTACCCTCGTGTTGGTGGTCTTGGTG GCTGTGCTGAGCACAATGCTATGCTCGCCATCTATCCGCACAAGCGCGACTGGAACTACATCAAAGAGCTGACTGGTGACGAGAGCTGGGATGCCGAAAACATGAGAAAATACTTCACCAAGATCGAGAAGAACCAGGCGCCTTTCCCCAGCGACTTGCTCGCTCATGGCTACAGCGGATGGTTGAAGACCGCATTGACGCCGTTAATCCTGATTGCCCAAGACCTCAAGCTTCTTTCGGTTATCTTGGGAGGCTCGGCCGCAGCTGGAATCAAGGTGGATGGCCTACTCACCAAGGTCAACAAGCTTGTGACGGGTCTGCCGGTTCTTGGTGGATTGCTCGATAAA GTTCTCCCTCTCGACTATCTTACTGGCTTGGTTGACGGCCTGACCACT CTCCTTTTGcacgacatcaacaacaactctCCCGACCGAGACAGCACCCCCATGCTGACGCAGATCCCTCTCTCCATGGGTGCGCCGGAATACAAGAGATCTTCGCCCCGTGATCTTGTGTACTCCGTCGCCACAGCCAAGAACCCTGACGGTTCGAAGAAGTACAAGCTCGACATCGCCCTCAACACGCTCGTGACCAAAGTCCAATTCAACACTTCTGGCGAAAAGCCTCAGGCCACGGGTGTGGAATACCTTTTTGGCGAGAGCCTCTATAGAGCGGACCCTCGAGCCAGCGATTCCCAGGACGGTGGTGTTGCTGGGTCGGTCTCAGCTACTCGCGAG GTCATCATTTCTGCCGGTACTTTCAACACCCCTCAGATTCTCAAACTGTCTGGTGTCGGGCCGAAGGACGAGCTGGAAAAGTTCGACATTCCTGTCGTGAAGGATATTCCCGGAGTCGGCACCAACCTCCAAG ACCGATACGAACTTGGTGTCACAGCAAGGACCGAGGAAGGctttggcctcgtcgaggactgCACTTTTCTCGCTGAGGGAGACCCATGCTATGAGCGATGGGTGAACGGCGTGGGCCCGCTCAAGGGCGCCTACACAACCGGAGGCATCGCGCTGGGCATGTTCATGCTGACATCGCAGGCCGAGGGGGAGCACGACGTGTGGGTGGGCGGGATCCCGGCCAACTTCCAAGGCTACTATCCCGGATACTCGCAGAACGTGTTGACGGCAACGTCCAAGAACCACTGGACGTGGCTGGTCCTCAAGGCGCACACGCGCAACAACGCCGGGACCGTCAACCTCACAAGCACCAACCCCCGCGACACGCCAAAGATCACCTTCCACAACTTTTACGAGGGCGCGTcccaggccgacgccgacaaggacaTCCAGGCCATGATCGAGGGCATGCGATTCGGTATGAAGGCCATCGAAGACATCCCGCCCATCGCCGGCGAGTTCGAGCGCGTCTGGCCGCCCGCGGAGATCAGCTCGGACGAGGACTTGAAGCAGTGGATCCAGGAAGAGTCGTGGGGCCACCACGCGTCCTCGTCATGCCCCATCGGctccgacaacgaccccatGGCGGTCTTGGACAGCTCTTTCCGCGTCCGCGGTGTTGACGGCCTGCGCGTCGTGGACATGTCGGCTTTCCCGAAGATCATGGGCGTGTTCCCCGTTGTCTCGCTCTAcatggcggcggagaaggcggccgacGCCATCCTAGAGGATGCAGGCAAATAA
- a CDS encoding Putative NmrA-like domain, NAD(P)-binding domain superfamily — MKVAIVGATGETGSSIVNGLLASTDTKFDITALVRPTSLKKPEVLDLEKRGVKIAAADLCGPEDEITNQLIGIDVVISTILASEVKYEIPLANAAKKAGVKRFVPCFFGPVMPARGMLWFRDHKEDTLNHIQTIYLPYTVIDVGWWYQISLPRVPSGRLDSVAGVTGNRIAGDGSTVCGRTDLRDVGNYVARIIADVRTLNQKVFAYTDLRTHNEVYDLVEKLSGEKIEKEYLSSEQIEAEIANKDNIDKLSVLQFQKSWDLRGDNTPEYARYLGYQLAKDLYPDFKGVSFEEYCKEALEGRLKPLYERRRKATAAA; from the exons ATGAAAGTCGCCATTGTCGGTGCAACCGGGGAGACCGGGAGCTCCATCGTCAATGGCTTACTCGCATCCACAGACACCAAATTC GACATCACTGCTTTGGTCAGGCCAACTTCGCTCAAAAAGCCAGAGGTGTTGGACCTGGAAAAAAGGGGCGTCAAGATTGCGGCGGCCGACCTTTGTGGGCCCGAGGACGAAATTACAAACCAGCTCATCGGAATCGATGTGGTCATTTCAACCATCCTTGCGAGCGAGGTGAAGTACGAAATACCCCTTGCCAacgcggcgaagaaggccggcgtcAAGCGGTTCGTGCCGTGCTTCTTCGGACCGGTGATGCCCGCCAGAGGCATGTTGTGGTTCCGCGATCAC AAAGAAGACACGCTGAACCATATTCAAACGATCTATTTACCATACACCGTCATTGACGTCGGTTGGTGGTACCAGATCAGCCTGCCACGCGTTCCGTCAGGTCGCCTTGACTCCGTCGCAGGCGTCACAGGCAACCGCATTGCAGGGGATGGAAGCACGGTCTGCGGTAGGACAGACTTGAGAGATGTCGGCAACTACGTCGCCCGCATTATTGCGGACGTTCGCACTCTGAACCAAAAAGTCTTTGCGTATACCGACTTGAGAACACACAACGAAGTTTACGACTTAGTTGAGAAGCTGAGTGGTGAAAAGATTGAGAAGGAATAT CTCTCTTCAGAACAGATCGAGGCTGAGATCGCCAACAAGGACAATATCGACAAACTATCTGTGTTGCAATTCCAGAAGTCGTGGGATCTGAGGGGGGACAACACCCCTGAGTACGCGCGCTACCTAGGCTACCAACTCGCAAAGGACCTGTATCCTGACTTTAAGGGTGTTTCGTTTGAAGAATACTGTAAAGAAGCGTTGGAAGGTCGGTTGAAGCCGCTATATGAGAGGCGGCGTAAggctactgctgctgcctaG